GCAGTTCAGTGCGGAAAGAATGGAAACTTTTGATCGATTCGGACTTGTTCCGAGACCTATTCATCTCACGCAACTCTTCCTCAGTCTCATGGTCAATCATCCAAACCAGACCTCACAAACTGACACTTGAAATCGTTGGTCATCATGCATGCAAAATATGAGAACTTGCTTTTTCTCCTGGATCACTAGTGAGTTTTTTTTGCCGAAACCACAATCAGGAAACTACTAGTCTTAGCTTGTACCGATGGATTGGTTTTCCTTTACGTACAAGCTAGCGATGGAACTCCTATGTATTACGTTGGTAATCATTTGTTTCAAGCATGGTTTCGAATACCTCTTTGTGAACATAACTACACTCCGCAATATGTTGAGGGGTTACGGAACAACGTACGTTTCAGCGACAGTGGATTGATACAAAGATGCAAGGTGGTACTGTCGTGAGTTACAAGGTTGTGTGGTTGATCGCTCAGGATGATGCTAACGTCGATTTTGCGATTTACTCATCTGATACAGGGATGTGGGAAGTTAAAAATGGGGTGACTTGTCTTCATTCTACCTTCTGGTTTGGTCATCACAAGTCCATTGGTTTGAATGGGATTCTTCATTGGCTTTCCAACCTCATGAGGTAGCTACTATGGAGTCACGAAATTTCGTggctaattttgtaatttagtcacaaatattttatgtgACAATTTCGTGACTAAATACAGTCACCAACCAAGTTTGTGACTAAATCGTGGCTATACCAAATCACCAAATCATCACGTGACTTAATCGTAGCCATATAAAGTCACAAAATTATCatatgacttaatcatagctTTATTAGCTACGAAAAGTCACCAAGATTAAGTGATTatcgaataaaaaataatttataaaaaaaattcaaatttgaaagacAACTCTAAAATcctaaatttaaacaaaaatctaattaCCAAAGTATATTctgaaactaaaattttgagtcaCTATATTCACATAAATactttacataaaaatattttttNNNNNNNNNNNNNNNNNNNNNNNNNNNNNNNNNNNNNNNNNNNNNNNNNNNNNNNNNNNNCAGATCCGACGCCACAAAACCACCGGAGAGACTTGAGGGAAGAAGCGTAGCTGTtgaaaccttttttatttaattatttttttgtgaaaatcaattttgtaaataaattattttgttttataaataaattattttctagattttaataaatagttatggttttttttgtcttttttttattaaaattatataacaaagtCACGAATATTTTATGTGACTAAATCGTGGTAAATCAGCTACGAAATACGCGTGATAAAATCGTGACTAGGTATCTACGAAAAAGTCACGAAATAAATTAGCTACGACGCTATACCAACGAATTTTTTTGGTGACCAATCGTGACTATTTTATCATATAGCCACGAATTTTTTACCACAGCCACTAAAATATTTGTGgctatacatatttattttactagTNNNNNNNNNNNNNNNNNNNNNNNNNNNNNNNNNNNNNNNNNNNNNNNNNNNNNNNNNNNNNNNNNNNNNNNNNNNNNNNNNNNNNNNNNNNNNNNNNNNNNNNNNNNNNNNNNNNNNNNNNNACtgtaaacataaattattaataaatatattgaacaaagaaaagtaaaattagattataaaaatatataaaggttGCAAAAAAGATAATAGCTTCTCATTGGTTGTTCCATAAAAATGAGGATCACTACATAGTTGATCATCCACCGTTAATAACATTGAATCTAACGGAcacaaaacctttttttgtttttgtttcctgaGTAAATGCAAgttattctctcttcttctttcttcttctattacgttggtttattttttttcttcttcttcttctttttttctttttctttttctctctgtgtCTAAtcctttctttgtttcattttttttcccagATCTCGCTGTTCGAACCTCCACCACTGCTTTTTTGAGCCACCGTTCACCACCACCACATAGTGAGACGTTCAGCAGCGTCGTGACGGAGTCCAATCCATGTTCCGCTTACTGCAATTTCTTTAACGACAATGGTGAAACCATCACCATCTAGCCACCACCAttttagaagaagaacaagaaagtttCAGATCCTAGTTTTGTTTCCCAACGAAATCCTCACCCTCCAGCCACCACCATcttagaaaagaagaacaagaaagcttCACGTTCTAGATCCGTTGCCCAACGAACTCCTACGCCTCCAGTCACCACCAGATCCGACGCCACAAAACCACCGGAGAGACTTGAGGGAAGAAGCGTAGCTGTtgaaaccttttttatttaattatttttttgtgaaaatcaattttgtaaataaattattttgttttataaataaattattttctagattttaataaatagttatggttttttttgtcttttttttattaaaattatataacaaagtCACGAATATTTTATGTGACTAAATCGTGGTAAATCAGCTACGAAATACGCGTGATAAAATCGTGACTAGGTATCTACGAAAAAGTCACGAAATAAATTAGCTACGACGCTATACCAACGAATTTTTTTGGTGACCAATCGTGACTATTTTATCATATAGCCACGAATTTTTTACCACAGCCACTAAAATATTTGTGgctatacatatttattttactagTATCACCGGTTCTTTTGTAGCTTACAATTTCTATGGACGTCATAAAGATGCGTGTCGTACACCATATATTTCGAATATTTGGGAAGTCAAGTTGGTGTCTTTGACCGAGCTAGGTATCGGTTATTTCCCGGTGGTGATATATGCATCCTTTAAACTGTGAGATCATATACTTGTGGAGCAGAAACAAGAAAGGTATGCATGGTGTTGTTTAACTTGAGGATTAAAGTGTTTAGTCTTCACAAGACTGGTGTAGCGAGTATATGGAGAACGTTTCTAATTACTTTCCCCCATCGTTTCAAGGTGGTTCTAACCATCTCCTTGCTTCACAGTTTGTTCTTCCTCGTTGGCTGCACCGTCTCCCCCGTCCGAAGCCTTCTTGATTTGTATATTCTGTTTTTGAGCTTTAATCAAATTTCAAAGGAATGATTTTAGTGTTCTGTGGTGTTACCAAGTACCAATCATAATCTTgtattagtaatatatattcaattatcaTTATCCAGCCTTTGAGACAAATACTTGCACACCACTAAAGtaaattgtaaatataatttaccaaaacaaattaatcCTGTATGGTTTTagatcttctcttttttatattgaagagttgatattaaaatattatatctatgaTATGTGatttagatatttataaaagTAGACATGTTTATAGTGCATAATtatgataatttattaataacatttataGAATTAACATTATTCTTtgacaaaatctatatataataacaaacccacttttgggggtcaactttaatctaacggataagattgtttttattatctcatctaacgatttaaaattattaatgatcccaatagttgcaagtttttttttccaataatcgtGTTTCTACGTCgtacatctatatataatagcaaacccacttttggGGGTCACCTTTAATCTAACGGAtaagattgtttttattatcttaaaattattaatgatcccaatagttgcaagtttttcttttcaataatcgtgtttcttcgtcgtacccccatcttttaaaaattgcacCTATTAAACCCTTTGTtcatgatctcaaaagttgcaatgtttcagtccaacaattttgtttcttcgttgcacccccaactttccatgttggcacccgttagttttcacacccttttggtTTACAcctgtttatttatataaagttgcaatgttttgatccaccaattgtgtttcttcgtcgtacccctagctttcaatggttgcacttgttagttttcacacctttttgtttcacacctctttgttttcacactctttgtttttatatttatacagatttttatggattttgaaaagagtttttgttctttgagtattattaatgatctcaccctttgttaatgttctcaaagttgcaaagttttggtccaataattgtgtttcttcgttgcacccccaactttccatgttggcacccgttagttttcatacccttttgttttacacctctttgtttgtataaagttgcaatgttttgatctaacaattgtgtttcttcgttatACCCCTaactttcaatggttgcacttgttagttttcgcacctttttgtttcacacctctttgttttcacactctttgtttttatatatatacatatttttatggactttgaaaagagtttttgttctttgagtatgattaataatctcaccctttgttaatgatctcaaaagttgcaaagttttggtccaacaattgtgtttcttcgttgcacctccAGTTTTCTATGTtggcacttgttagttttcacacccttttgtttacacctctttgtttatataaagttgcaatgtttggatccaacaattgtgtttcttcgtcgtacccctatctttcaatggttgcacttgttagttttcacacctttgtttcacacctctttgttttcacacttttttatttatatatatatatatacagatttttatgattttgaaaagagtttttattatttaagtattattaatgatctcaccctttgttaatgatctcaaaagttgcaaagttttggtccaacaattgtgtttcttcgtcgcacccccaactttccatgtaggcttccgttagttttcacacctttttgttttacacctctttgtttatataaagttacagtattttgatccaacagttgtgtttcttcgtcgtaccccttgATTTCAATGTTTCCACTTGTTagttttgcatctttttgttttacacctttttgtttcacatatctttattttcctatttttgcattttttcgtcgtacccccatcttcaaaaatcgcacctattaattttttcacattttttttcagCCCTCTATGTTTTAAacctttatattttacacctctttgtttatcaTATCTTTTATGGAATACAAAACAAGTttcgaatttattgttttctgagtattttttaaacttacaagttaataaataaaatcatatatttatatgtttataaattatagcaaactcacttttaggggttaatttaaatataacagaggagattatttttaatatctcatctaactgtttagatttgttaattatcttaatagttgcaatattttgatccaacaattgtgtttcttcgtcgtactcccagctttcaatgttcacatttgttagttttcacacatttttgtttcacacctctttgtttatatatatatatatatatatatatatatatatattttttttatggaccttgaaaagagtttttgttatttgactaTTATTTAATacctccaaatttaaaaattctgagtattattttcattcaatttattaatcaacgtTAATTCACTCATCTCtgttaaaaaaattggattattttatttattgattcattcatctaacttttgtttgacgtcgttttccatctaactgtattgatcatctctttcaagtattaatttaggtaattaattgtgatttctaatttttcatagatttatctttttaggtaattaatttagctatgagctctttctccatgattctcttattatttttttataaatttcggtagaataatgatttaaattttattctatgtgaatatctttcaaaattgattatctgagtatgattcagtaaacctagatttatatatctttaacattattctcttattgtcactgaatcgatttttcatttttatatatataacaaatattttatttaactaatttggttaattcatcttagtcattatttataaattttatattatacagtgttaaataaaatattaccaTATCTTTTTCActcgaaatgtgaaattaataatgttaataatttcaagttttcactttccCGTACGGTAACGCACGGGCTGACATCCTAGTTATATGAAAAGCCATTGactttaagaacaaaataaatttgtttattaaaaataaaaaagcttactcatgaaaagttaaattttaatagtcaaacaattttttaaaagcttttaataCTATATCTTTGTagtcaaacaaaacatatatatccaaaaatatatatttctttctttgaaatatttatattctatttCATATAGAAATATATCTTCATAAAATTAATTTCCAGTTAATTACAATAAACCTAATAAACCTAATGATTTTCGAGTTACGattctataaataatttataattgtaaCCTAATTTTCTTTCAACCCCACAATATCGATAACataatctattttgttttctgttgcCGCCCAGTATAACAGCCTCTTTTGTactttttgtcttctctctttcccaACGAAATCAGGTAAGActccaaatttttctttttttttcgttaccATTGTAGCGAGAATTCAAAATTTGGATATAGATCTATCAAACTCTTGTCACTATCTAAAACGAgcattcaatatatatatatatatttggatataaatCTCTCTATCCCgcatgaaaaatatatatatcgtatattgtattatctttttacatgtatttatttgtagttttggttgtttgttcgtttaattatgttaattattatCCACATGAAGCCATAAATCTCAACGTGTTTcgatttttattatacaaaaagcattttcttgtttggttttatgtaatttattagttatatgttgtttgtttgcagaaatGGATATTCCTGAAGTGGCGTTTGTTGTCTTGGTGCGACTTCCGTTGAAAAGCATTGCAAGATTCAGATCAGTGTGCAAAGAATGGAAAGATTTGATCGATTCAGACTTCTTCCGAGATCACTTCATCTCTCgcaactcatcttcttcaatctcgtGGTCAATCATTCAGATGCAACCTCACAAACTGACACTTGAAATCGTGGGTCATCATGGATGCAAAACATGGGGACTTGCTCGTTCTCCGGGATCTTTCATGAGTTTCTTTGTCGAGAAAGCAATCAAGAAGCTACTAGTCTTGGCTTGCACCGATGGATTGGTCTTGCTTTACGCAGAAGCTACCGATGAAACTCCTATGTATTACGTTGGAAACCCTTTCTTTCAAGTGTGGTTTCGATTCCCTCTccctccttttctctctttgggAGATCTTCAGAGATTACGGCTGCATGAGCGTTTCAGGGACACTGGATTCGTTACCAAGATGCAGAGTGGTATCGTTGTGAGTTACAAGGTTGTGTTGTTGATGCCTCACGGTGGTACTAAAGTCGGTTTTGCGATCTACTCATCTGATACAGGAAAGTGGGAAAATCGTTATGTGACTTGTCCTCTTCATCATTGCTGGTTTAGTCACCGCAAGTCGATTGCTTTGAATAGGATGCTTCACTGGTTTTCAAATATCAACTCTTCTTTTATGGCCTATGATTTCTATGAAGGTAACGTTGATGATGGGTGTCGTATCATATCTTTCCCTGATAGTGGAAAAGATGATGTGTTACGGCGTTTTAGGAGAACCTTTACAACCTCGGAAGGGTCGATTGTGTATTTCAACGAGTACCGTGAAAATGAGAACCTCACGTTACGGGTTTGGAGGCTGGTCAAGTACACTGATGGTCCTGAGGAGGCGTGGCAGCTCTTATGGGAAGTCAGCTTGTTTTCTATGATCGAGTTGTTAGGTATTGATTATTTCCCGGTGGTGATGCATCCTTTGAACTCTGAAATAATCTACTTGTGGAGCAGGAACAAGAAAGGTATGATCTTGTTTAACTTGAGGACACTAGCGTTGTGTCTTCACAAGGAAAACGAAGACGATAGCAAGTGTATGGATGGTTGCGTCTTGAGTTTTAACAGATGTAGCGAGTTTATGGAGGACATCTGTGGCTACTTTTTCCCAGGGTTGTACGATGATTCTAACCATCTCATCTTTTCACAGTATGTTCTCCCTCGTTGGTTGCACCGGCTCCCTCGTCCTCCACCTACTTAGTGTgtagctatgttttgagtttattAGTAATACAATTTTTCATGCATCCTCTAAGACAAACATTTGCACCATTATGTAAGTATTTGCACTACAAAATTGTGATCATATAGTTACGTCTTTCTGgtatggaaaaaataataacaaatactccctccgtttcaaaatataggatgttttaactaaaacacgcaaattaagaagtctttacttttaacaagttcaaccagcaaaaacaatactgcataatataaaatactaaactaatttaaGAGTtgtatagaaacttgaaaacatcctatattatgaaaaaaaaaaaaatttctctaaagctaattagttactaaacaaacataaattgaaacaaatttgCTACAAATTTAGAGACACAAATTATTGTAGCACAAGTGCACACAACACAATATATCGCAGATTGTAGTAAAAATTACTAAAGTAATGAAAAAAGTATTTACTTTCtgaatttactaaaaaaatgaaacactTAGAAACtgaagggtaaaaaaaaaaacaaaaaccatttattttttttcttttctcttcttcatctcctttcccaccttctcattttttttttgtcaaccaagatgaatctttttcttcttcgattgtTTCATGTACAGATTGGTGGTGTAAGTGCAATTTGGCGGATCCAGTACTAGTTCGACGGCGGCGGAAACTCCTCCTATTTCAAAGATGCTTCTATGAAATTTGGTTCTGCTctgtgaatatttttttattcccGTACTCCAATCATGAGTGACTCCACTAACAGCGTCTCTCCTTCCTCTGGTTACGCCTCCATCTCCTTCGGCGACCAGGTTCTCCATTTTTCTCAATTTCGATCTGGGCACGAATCTGTTTGTGTAGGATTTGAGAAATCACTTTGTGGGTTTTGCTTTATAGAccattttgtttcataaagtcTTTCCTTTTATAAGTGGGGTGGGGATCTTGATGAATTCACATCTTGGATTTGTTTCTTAATCATGTTAAGAGCGGTTGGCTACTTTGGTTTTCTAACTTAAttcagattctttttttttgaatatgagACTTGTGCCTTTGTGTGAGTTTGATCAAGATTATGTATTTGCATTGTACTGATAAGAATAGCTTTTTGTAGGTCTAAGAGTCGTCCACAGTGTACTTACTTACTTAGCAACCAATCTTTTCTTGGTTGTGATTTGCAGAGTCTTCAGCGGAGTCGAAGGAGTGGAGATGGAAACAGAGCCATTGTGCGTGAGTCTCCCCACTGGCATTATGTATTCTGGTCAGCCATCTTTGTGATCCACATGGTTTGTTTGGGATTTGTGCTCGTGGTGCTTGGACTCAACAGGTTTAGAATATCAGATAGGTTAAACATCGATAGGTACACTCAAGGGATCTTGGAGAATCATAAAGGGCTCACCGAGGACTACTGGTCATTGTGACTTTTTTTAACTACAAGTTACTGATTTTTCTGACGTAATTTGTAACTAATAGTTACAGAAAAATGTAGCAATTAGTAGCAGTTGGCTACATATTTTCCGGTGACAAAATTTGTAGCAAATTTGTGACAAATAGTTATAACAGTGATTTTACTGACGACAATATAGTTATAAAACTTATTTGTAACAAAACTGTAACAAAGTTTTCGTTGCTGAAATTTTGGATATATCTACGGAATTTTTAGTAACTATATAAGATAAAATTGGTAGTGATATGAACCTTTCTATTCAATTGAAACAGTGATTGATAGGTGTTTTAGTAGCACAATATAAGCTAACCATTAAAGATTTAGTGAAATGACgatgtttaattgttttctatatatatgtatatatttattttttttttgtcaaccaaacatttaattataaaataactcCAAGGTTGTCTAAATCGGAGtttaagagtttacaaaagaaatttcaaaaactaatgTTCTGGAAGAGCGACCAAGATAGTGTGTCTTCACATTTGACGTATGCAGGATCCTGTTAAGAGTGAAATTAACATATGAGgttttagaataatatataacttggattagtgaacaTATATTCATTGTCGGGTTTAACCGTTTCACCTTTAATCATTGTTGATTTGGTCAGATATTAGATTATGGCAGGTGATGCACTTGGAAAATCCTTTTGTAGCGATATCACTCTAAaaatgttcatgaaactttgtatatttgcatttaatgtgggatagtgatatgtatatatgatcTCTATCATTAGACCAACGATCGATATTTGACGTTAGAACTTATAAAAAgatgttttcatgggatataaatatgcaatgaactCTTTTAGGGATACAATGTGAGAAGATTGTGGACAATATTGTTTACTCTTTCAGTGacatttttaacttattttttgttaacatgtgatatattgttgatttgccaagaaaacattattgtaatactagacaatatatgttatatatagattagtaaaataaatatgacGTTCATATATATTTACTGATAAAggtttttaactaaaacttccagaaatagataaaacaaagaaacattatcttcaacaatatatatgttgtatattacttaattagtaaaataaCTTTAgcgtttatatagatttatactcaaaaagTTTGAATGTTTATATTTGAGCTAAATAATTtctattgataaaaaatattttaaattgaaattcTGCGTGTGTGCGAGTATAAATTCTAGTTATaacatatagtaaaaataactttatatagaaaatagattaaagtatacaaaatttgatGTGTTAAATTTAGtgtacaatgaaaaatatattgttaattttcctttttgatttcttttattagatataaaagtatatttttcttaaatttttaactcTTGTCGACATTATTTGATCAATATACTTACAATTATCAtgattactaactttgaaaccaaactttatatccACAAATTGTTTATCCAAAtctaaaaaatcacaaataaatttttgttacttaatatattattacataAAGCTTAATTTTCCATAaagaagaatttgaaaatttgaaaatattaaaggggcattctcaaaaatgcccctttttccatacccctttttaaaaataccccttcatgttgaccatttttaaaactatccctctttatatacaaaatgaccaaattatcctttttgagtgacagcaagaatgtacagtcatcaaaatcaaaaatattttcccgccaaagaaatttcccgccaaaatttttttttcccgccaaaatcaaaaaattttcccaaaaaaaattattttttcccgccaaaaaaaaattttcccgccaaaatcgaaaaattttcccgccaaaaatattgaaatttatacattttaaaaatattgtaaacgcttttaaaaaactttaaaagtgtttacaaggtttttaaaaggtttttaagcacattgtaaacgcttttaaaaaccttgtaaatgcttttaaaaagcttgtaaatgcttttaaaaggtttttaaacaccttgtaagcttttaaaaactttttaaaatcatttacaaggtgtttaaaaaccttttaaaacccttttaaaaatcttgtaaaaacttttacaaggtttttaaaaacattgtaaaagcgtttacaaggtgtttaaaaaccttttaaaaatctttttaaaaaccatttgaaaaccttttaaaaaccttttaaaaaccttttaaaaccttttaaaaatcttgtagaagcgtttacaagttgtttaaaaaaccttttaaaactctttaaaaaatcttgtaaaagcatttacaaggtgtttataaggcttttataaggtagaaaccttataaaaccttttaaaaaccttgtaaatttttttggcgggaaaatttttggcgggaaagtttttttgtcgaaattttgtatcaaaaattttttgacaaaaaaaattttggcgggaaaattttttcgaaatttttttggcgggaaaa
The Camelina sativa cultivar DH55 chromosome 15, Cs, whole genome shotgun sequence DNA segment above includes these coding regions:
- the LOC104746951 gene encoding putative F-box protein At3g23950; amino-acid sequence: MDIPEVAFVVLVRLPLKSIARFRSVCKEWKDLIDSDFFRDHFISRNSSSSISWSIIQMQPHKLTLEIVGHHGCKTWGLARSPGSFMSFFVEKAIKKLLVLACTDGLVLLYAEATDETPMYYVGNPFFQVWFRFPLPPFLSLGDLQRLRLHERFRDTGFVTKMQSGIVVSYKVVLLMPHGGTKVGFAIYSSDTGKWENRYVTCPLHHCWFSHRKSIALNRMLHWFSNINSSFMAYDFYEGNVDDGCRIISFPDSGKDDVLRRFRRTFTTSEGSIVYFNEYRENENLTLRVWRLVKYTDGPEEAWQLLWEVSLFSMIELLGIDYFPVVMHPLNSEIIYLWSRNKKGMILFNLRTLALCLHKENEDDSKCMDGCVLSFNRCSEFMEDICGYFFPGLYDDSNHLIFSQYVLPRWLHRLPRPPPT